Proteins from a genomic interval of Francisella salimarina:
- a CDS encoding sugar porter family MFS transporter: MDAHQEYRKIVYLIAAIAALGGLLFGLDQGFIGNAGDTLNKLYGLDPNAAGSFNAILATGGILGTICSGFFTRFFGRKNTLMIAGFAFLVGALISSFLPPINILTSCRFLLGFGVGLASFATPLYLAETAPTKIRGAISTLFQLMITFGIFLISLTNIIIVMWLGHQEISLTMMFSVITLFAFLMFVGCFFLPKSPRWLLSKGRDSEAHKVLSRLRAAHEIDKEIAETKKVLNTDHGSVVESLTKKYFWKILIVGVIIQMFQQLVGINMMIYYAPHFLSDVGLNVLVAALAVYLVNFLSTFPAIRWVEKWGRKRLLTVGAIVMMSSLIVSAICFYFIKHTQDPADFIKYVLLISCLVYIFGFACSWGPVAWTLCSEIFPIKTREIGMTVTTVVNWTFAGFVIANSNVIMTKVAFGDVIIFLVYAAFCLAAIFFLKMFVPETKGTSLEKIENNLISGKKLRDLGH, encoded by the coding sequence ATGGATGCTCATCAAGAATATAGAAAAATAGTTTATCTGATAGCGGCAATAGCGGCATTAGGCGGGTTGCTATTCGGTTTAGATCAGGGGTTTATTGGTAATGCTGGTGACACTCTCAATAAGCTTTATGGTTTAGACCCAAATGCTGCTGGTAGCTTCAATGCTATATTAGCAACAGGAGGTATTTTAGGTACTATTTGTAGTGGCTTTTTTACTAGATTCTTTGGTAGAAAAAATACATTAATGATTGCTGGATTTGCTTTCCTAGTAGGTGCTTTAATTTCATCTTTTTTGCCACCTATTAATATATTAACTTCATGTAGATTTTTACTCGGTTTTGGAGTTGGTTTGGCATCATTTGCTACTCCATTATACCTTGCTGAAACAGCACCGACTAAGATTAGAGGAGCAATTTCAACACTATTTCAGCTAATGATAACTTTTGGTATATTTTTGATTTCTCTGACCAATATTATTATTGTGATGTGGTTGGGGCATCAAGAAATTTCATTAACTATGATGTTTAGTGTTATTACGCTCTTCGCATTTTTAATGTTTGTTGGGTGTTTTTTCTTACCTAAAAGTCCAAGATGGTTATTATCAAAAGGTAGAGACAGTGAAGCTCATAAGGTTCTTTCAAGATTAAGGGCTGCTCATGAAATTGATAAAGAAATTGCTGAAACCAAAAAAGTTCTTAATACAGATCATGGTTCAGTTGTAGAGAGTTTAACCAAAAAATATTTCTGGAAAATATTAATCGTTGGTGTAATTATTCAAATGTTCCAACAATTGGTTGGTATTAATATGATGATTTATTATGCACCTCATTTTTTATCTGATGTTGGACTTAATGTATTAGTAGCAGCTCTTGCCGTGTATTTGGTTAACTTCTTATCTACATTCCCAGCTATAAGATGGGTCGAAAAATGGGGAAGAAAGAGGTTGTTAACAGTCGGTGCTATTGTGATGATGTCTTCATTGATAGTGTCTGCTATATGTTTTTACTTCATCAAGCATACTCAAGATCCAGCTGATTTTATCAAATATGTATTGCTTATATCTTGTTTGGTATATATTTTTGGTTTTGCTTGCTCATGGGGACCGGTTGCATGGACCCTTTGTTCTGAGATTTTCCCTATTAAAACTAGAGAGATAGGTATGACAGTTACAACAGTTGTTAACTGGACATTTGCAGGATTTGTGATTGCAAATTCAAATGTTATTATGACAAAAGTAGCATTTGGTGATGTTATCATATTCCTAGTTTATGCAGCATTTTGTTTAGCAGCTATATTTTTCTTAAAAATGTTTGTACCGGAAACTAAGGGCACTAGTTTGGAAAAAATTGAAAATAATCTTATTTCAGGTAAAAAACTTCGTGACTTAGGTCATTAG
- a CDS encoding peptidylprolyl isomerase: MKASARHLLVQSESECQQIKKDISEGKITFEEAAKKHSLCPSGARGGDLGTFSQGQMVPEFDKVVFNDELHKVHGPVQTQFGYHLLEVTSRG, encoded by the coding sequence ATGAAAGCTTCAGCTAGACATTTACTAGTACAATCAGAGTCTGAGTGTCAACAAATTAAAAAAGATATATCTGAAGGTAAAATAACTTTTGAAGAAGCAGCTAAAAAACATTCTTTATGTCCATCAGGAGCTAGAGGTGGTGATTTAGGTACTTTCTCTCAAGGTCAAATGGTTCCTGAGTTCGATAAAGTTGTATTCAACGATGAACTTCACAAAGTTCACGGTCCTGTTCAAACTCAATTTGGTTATCATTTATTAGAAGTTACATCTCGCGGATAA
- a CDS encoding DEAD/DEAH box helicase, producing the protein MNSETKKDFSQLGLNQDIIDTVIKLGYENPTPIQQYAIPYILSGRDVLGQAQTGTGKTAAFALPLINNMDMESRDRAPQVLVLAPTRELAIQVAEQFEAFAKNIPNLDVTCIYGGQEYGSQIRALKQGVKVVVGTTGRVMDHIEKGTLQLDNLRALVLDEADEMLRMGFIDDVRYVLSHVSDECQRLLFSATIPTDIADIIQEYLRNPCKIQVKAKTKTANTVTQKFMVIKGFRKIDALDRLLEVEETDGVIIFVKTKTSTIEVADNLKALGYKVAAINGDMQQSQREYIVDQFRSAKSDILVATDVVARGIDLERISHVINYDMPNDTDTYVHRIGRTGRAGREGTSISLVPLKEMRFLRTLERFTGSPMQEVFMPSAKDLAQSRIDHFKTRVASALDKNKSLDKYKEIITGIRDELELDSDELLAVLTLLAQGKKSFFPREIQARDDRSQRDRNSRNNPRDGRRNDRFERRGERGDRNNRFERSDRKPRRAVNIDLTTYKLEVGRDNDVQPRNIVGAIANEGNIDSKHICNISIQKDHTLVDLPANLSPKVISHLRKVWVAGKKLNLIAQ; encoded by the coding sequence ATGAATTCTGAAACTAAAAAAGATTTTAGTCAGCTTGGGCTGAATCAAGATATTATAGACACTGTTATAAAATTAGGATACGAAAACCCAACACCTATTCAACAGTATGCTATTCCATATATCTTATCGGGTAGAGATGTGCTTGGTCAAGCACAAACGGGTACAGGTAAAACAGCAGCTTTTGCATTACCTTTAATAAACAATATGGATATGGAATCTCGAGATAGAGCTCCTCAAGTATTAGTACTTGCTCCAACAAGAGAACTAGCAATACAAGTAGCAGAACAGTTTGAGGCTTTTGCTAAAAATATACCAAACCTAGATGTTACATGTATCTACGGTGGTCAAGAATATGGTTCTCAGATAAGAGCACTTAAGCAAGGAGTAAAAGTTGTAGTTGGTACTACTGGTCGTGTGATGGATCATATCGAAAAAGGTACATTACAACTAGATAATTTAAGAGCATTAGTATTAGATGAAGCAGATGAAATGCTCAGAATGGGCTTTATTGATGATGTTCGATACGTTCTAAGTCATGTATCAGATGAGTGTCAGAGATTGCTTTTCTCAGCGACTATTCCTACTGATATAGCAGATATTATCCAAGAATATCTTAGAAATCCTTGCAAGATTCAAGTAAAAGCAAAAACAAAAACAGCAAATACTGTGACGCAGAAGTTTATGGTTATTAAAGGCTTTAGAAAGATAGATGCTTTAGATAGATTGCTTGAAGTTGAAGAAACTGACGGAGTTATTATATTTGTCAAAACTAAAACAAGTACCATAGAGGTAGCTGATAATCTAAAAGCTCTTGGTTATAAAGTGGCTGCTATTAATGGGGATATGCAACAATCTCAGCGTGAGTATATAGTTGATCAATTCAGAAGTGCTAAATCTGATATCTTAGTAGCTACAGATGTGGTTGCCAGAGGTATAGACCTTGAGCGTATTAGTCATGTAATTAATTATGATATGCCAAATGATACAGATACATATGTACATAGAATTGGTCGTACAGGTAGAGCAGGTCGTGAAGGTACATCTATCTCTCTAGTTCCACTAAAAGAAATGAGATTTTTGCGTACTTTAGAGAGATTTACAGGCTCTCCGATGCAAGAAGTATTTATGCCAAGTGCCAAAGATTTAGCACAAAGTAGAATCGATCACTTCAAAACTAGAGTCGCTTCAGCATTAGATAAAAACAAGTCTTTGGATAAATACAAAGAAATTATCACGGGTATTCGCGATGAATTAGAGTTAGATTCAGATGAACTTCTAGCAGTACTTACTTTATTAGCGCAAGGTAAGAAGTCGTTTTTCCCAAGAGAAATTCAAGCTAGAGATGACAGATCTCAAAGAGATAGGAATTCTAGAAATAATCCTAGAGATGGTCGTAGAAATGATAGATTTGAGCGTAGAGGTGAGCGCGGTGATAGAAATAACCGTTTTGAAAGATCAGATAGAAAACCTCGTAGAGCTGTAAATATTGATTTGACGACATATAAACTTGAAGTTGGTCGCGATAATGATGTTCAGCCTAGAAATATTGTTGGTGCAATAGCTAATGAGGGAAATATTGATAGTAAGCATATTTGTAACATTTCTATTCAAAAAGATCATACATTAGTAGATCTTCCAGCTAACTTATCTCCAAAAGTTATCAGTCATCTCAGAAAAGTTTGGGTTGCGGGTAAAAAGTTAAATCTTATAGCTCAGTAA
- a CDS encoding MarR family winged helix-turn-helix transcriptional regulator, translating to MKKEIIFTNLVLETFKASGILNIQGDNLTKEFGLTSSRWKILGAIKLSKAPMTIVDISSYMGQSRQAVQRIVKTMINEGLVKQVDNPRHKQSKYIELTKKANDIYEPLDEKQSKWAKESSSYFNESDLCIALNVLNHINKLYS from the coding sequence ATGAAAAAAGAAATAATATTTACTAACCTCGTACTAGAAACATTTAAAGCTAGTGGAATACTAAATATACAGGGTGATAATTTAACAAAAGAGTTTGGACTTACATCTTCTAGATGGAAAATATTAGGAGCAATTAAACTATCTAAAGCTCCTATGACGATAGTAGATATATCTAGTTATATGGGACAAAGTCGTCAGGCTGTACAAAGAATAGTAAAGACAATGATTAACGAAGGTTTAGTGAAGCAAGTAGATAATCCAAGGCACAAACAATCTAAATATATAGAGCTAACAAAAAAAGCTAATGATATATATGAGCCCTTAGATGAAAAGCAGTCAAAATGGGCTAAAGAAAGTTCTAGCTATTTTAATGAGTCAGATTTGTGTATTGCTTTAAATGTTTTGAATCATATAAATAAACTATATTCATAG
- the gmk gene encoding guanylate kinase yields MSNYIFIVSAPSGAGKSSLLKAFLETEIGKENFAVATSHTTRDPRVGETNGKEYHFVSIIEFEKMLDANGFIEYAKVFKNYYGTSKSEIDKLLAQGKNIILEIDWQGAQQTRSIYGNKAKSIFILPPSMDELRKRLEIRNTDSKDIIDYRMSQAESEISHAGEYDYQLVNDDFSQSLEQLCKYFEENIQS; encoded by the coding sequence ATGAGTAACTATATTTTTATAGTTTCTGCGCCTTCTGGTGCTGGCAAAAGCTCCTTATTAAAAGCTTTTTTAGAAACTGAAATAGGCAAAGAAAATTTTGCTGTTGCAACATCACATACAACTAGAGATCCTCGAGTGGGTGAAACTAATGGTAAAGAGTATCATTTTGTTTCAATTATAGAGTTTGAAAAGATGCTAGACGCTAATGGCTTTATTGAATATGCCAAAGTTTTCAAAAATTACTATGGCACATCTAAATCTGAAATAGATAAGTTGCTTGCGCAAGGTAAAAATATAATACTTGAGATTGATTGGCAAGGTGCCCAACAAACAAGATCTATATATGGAAACAAGGCAAAGAGTATATTTATTTTACCTCCGTCTATGGATGAGTTGAGAAAGCGTCTAGAAATTAGAAATACAGACTCTAAAGATATTATAGACTATCGAATGAGTCAAGCAGAGTCTGAAATCTCTCATGCAGGTGAGTACGATTATCAGCTTGTAAATGATGATTTTAGTCAATCATTAGAGCAACTATGTAAATATTTCGAAGAAAATATCCAAAGCTAA
- the nadA gene encoding quinolinate synthase NadA, whose protein sequence is MLNQKLIKDKISQARQELPSLKIKDTEKQQYIHEIQELLKQNNACLVAHYYVDAEIQELAEKTGGFVGDSLAMAKFGLESECDTLVVAGVRFMGDSAKILSPEKKILMPTLEAECSLDLSCSNDEFKKFIAANPDREVVVYVNTSAEIKALADWTVTSSNALEICSHLHKQGKKLLWGPDRFLGDWIIKQTGANMLLYDGSCIVHEEFKAQALDDLMLEYPDAAVLVHPESPAEIIKRADAVGSTSQLIAASKEMENDKFIVATDTGVFYKMKQLSPHKQFIPAPTAGRGATCQSCAKCPWMKLNQLKNLKDCLINQDNEIFVEETVRQKALIPLNRMINF, encoded by the coding sequence ATGTTAAATCAAAAACTTATAAAAGACAAAATATCACAAGCTAGACAAGAGTTACCTAGTTTGAAAATAAAAGATACTGAAAAGCAACAATATATTCATGAAATACAAGAGCTATTGAAGCAGAATAATGCTTGCTTGGTAGCACATTATTATGTTGATGCAGAAATACAAGAGTTAGCAGAAAAAACTGGTGGTTTTGTTGGAGATTCGCTTGCTATGGCAAAGTTTGGTCTTGAAAGTGAATGCGATACTCTCGTGGTTGCGGGTGTTAGATTTATGGGTGATTCTGCTAAGATCCTTAGTCCTGAGAAAAAAATTCTTATGCCAACTTTAGAAGCTGAGTGTTCGCTAGATTTAAGCTGTAGTAATGATGAGTTTAAAAAGTTTATAGCAGCTAATCCTGATAGGGAGGTTGTTGTATATGTTAATACATCTGCTGAGATTAAAGCACTAGCTGACTGGACCGTAACATCATCAAATGCTTTAGAAATATGCTCACATCTGCATAAGCAAGGTAAAAAATTACTTTGGGGACCTGATAGATTTCTTGGGGATTGGATTATAAAACAAACAGGGGCTAATATGCTACTATATGATGGTAGTTGCATAGTACATGAAGAGTTTAAGGCACAAGCGCTTGATGATCTGATGCTTGAATATCCAGATGCTGCAGTTTTGGTACATCCAGAGTCACCTGCTGAGATCATAAAAAGAGCCGATGCAGTAGGATCAACTTCTCAATTAATAGCTGCAAGTAAAGAGATGGAAAATGATAAGTTTATCGTAGCAACTGATACAGGTGTGTTTTATAAGATGAAACAGTTATCACCGCATAAACAATTTATTCCAGCACCTACAGCAGGTCGTGGTGCAACATGTCAATCATGTGCAAAATGTCCATGGATGAAGCTAAATCAACTTAAGAATCTAAAAGATTGTTTGATTAATCAAGATAATGAGATATTTGTAGAAGAAACAGTGCGCCAAAAAGCTCTTATTCCTCTAAACAGAATGATAAATTTCTAA
- the nadC gene encoding carboxylating nicotinate-nucleotide diphosphorylase: protein MSEIMLNTNQITSVPENVIKKLVSESLVEDIADGDITAQLAEDVDTTAFCITREDMILCGQEFANEVINQVDKNIQIIWFYDDADKISAGEKIFELRGNARSILTAERAMLNFIQMLSATATATNNLVELIADYKTKLLDTRKTVPCFRMAQKYAVKCGGGFNHRIGLFDAYLIKENHIRSAGGITKAVSKAARLQPTKTIEVEVTNLDELNQAIQAGANIIMLDNFSIEDINKAVEIAKGRVALEVSGNIDSKSIVKMAQTGVDFISVGAITKHITAIDLSMQVQL, encoded by the coding sequence ATGTCTGAAATAATGTTAAATACTAATCAGATTACTAGTGTTCCAGAGAATGTTATTAAAAAATTAGTATCAGAGTCTTTAGTCGAAGATATTGCAGATGGTGATATTACTGCGCAGCTTGCCGAAGATGTAGATACGACAGCATTTTGCATTACACGTGAAGATATGATTTTATGTGGCCAAGAGTTTGCTAATGAAGTTATAAATCAAGTGGATAAAAATATCCAGATAATATGGTTTTATGATGATGCAGACAAAATATCTGCTGGTGAGAAGATTTTTGAGCTTAGGGGTAATGCTAGGAGTATTTTAACAGCAGAGAGAGCAATGCTTAATTTTATTCAGATGCTCTCCGCTACAGCTACAGCAACAAATAATTTAGTTGAATTAATTGCTGATTATAAGACAAAGCTTCTTGATACGCGTAAAACTGTTCCATGTTTTCGTATGGCTCAAAAATATGCTGTTAAATGTGGTGGAGGATTTAATCATCGCATAGGCTTATTTGACGCATATTTGATTAAAGAGAATCACATCCGCTCAGCTGGCGGCATTACAAAGGCTGTTTCAAAAGCTGCTCGTTTACAACCTACAAAAACTATAGAAGTTGAAGTGACTAACCTTGATGAGTTAAATCAAGCGATTCAAGCTGGTGCTAATATCATTATGTTAGATAATTTCTCGATCGAGGATATAAACAAAGCAGTCGAGATTGCTAAAGGTAGAGTAGCGCTTGAAGTATCAGGTAATATAGATAGTAAGTCTATAGTGAAGATGGCTCAAACGGGTGTGGATTTTATATCTGTTGGGGCAATTACTAAACATATTACAGCGATAGATTTATCTATGCAGGTTCAATTATAA
- the nadB gene encoding L-aspartate oxidase, protein MITRKHDVVIVGGGLAGIVATIELAEHGLNVALIFDQKLSHSASSYAQGGIAAIVSQEDTIQSHVNDTYIASGKIANLDSITKVVTESNSAISWLEEHGVEFDRKSDGEYSLHLEGGHSLARILHIKDYTGRAVITKLYENLDRLKNITIYSEHNVIELIKKDNKCIGLYTHDVNHNVTKFIAKKVMLASGGASGLYKYVTNATAGTGNSMIMAYDIGCELENLEFTQFHPTCFFARNGDPVLISEAIRGSGAVLETEKGLRIMKSVHERQDLAPRDIVARQIYINMQAGRDIYLNATHLSSSQWQENFPYIYQKLLDNNIDPTNDRIPISPAAHYSCGGISVDKYSQTNIDGLYAVGEVSCTGLHGANRLASNSLLECIVYALAASKHILINIKDTYLEDNQQLKLVESHCDYTKQITHIRQLMWDSVGLVRKQNELINVYKELKVLEKSIVHNYDLGNYDLKLEAYRKVIKLAKLSVEQAVNRKYSVGSHFLRS, encoded by the coding sequence ATGATTACTAGAAAGCATGATGTAGTTATAGTTGGCGGAGGATTAGCTGGTATAGTAGCCACTATTGAGTTAGCTGAGCATGGATTAAATGTGGCTTTAATTTTTGATCAAAAATTAAGCCATAGCGCAAGCTCGTATGCTCAAGGCGGAATCGCAGCAATAGTTTCTCAAGAAGATACCATACAATCACATGTAAACGATACATATATAGCTAGTGGTAAGATTGCAAATCTTGATAGTATTACAAAAGTAGTGACAGAATCTAACTCCGCAATATCGTGGTTAGAAGAGCATGGCGTAGAGTTTGATAGGAAGTCAGATGGTGAATATAGCTTACATTTGGAGGGAGGGCACTCCTTAGCAAGGATTTTGCATATTAAAGATTATACTGGTCGAGCTGTTATTACTAAGTTGTACGAAAATCTTGATAGATTAAAGAATATCACTATATATTCTGAACATAATGTTATTGAATTGATTAAAAAAGATAATAAATGTATAGGCTTATATACTCATGATGTAAATCATAATGTGACCAAGTTTATTGCAAAGAAAGTAATGTTAGCTTCAGGAGGTGCATCAGGGCTATACAAATATGTAACTAATGCAACAGCTGGCACTGGAAACTCTATGATAATGGCTTATGATATTGGTTGTGAGCTTGAGAATTTAGAATTTACACAATTTCATCCAACATGTTTTTTTGCTCGAAATGGAGATCCTGTATTAATATCAGAGGCTATTCGTGGTAGTGGAGCAGTACTAGAAACTGAGAAGGGCTTACGAATAATGAAGTCAGTCCATGAAAGACAAGACTTAGCTCCTAGAGATATTGTTGCACGACAAATATACATAAATATGCAAGCTGGAAGAGATATTTACCTAAATGCTACTCACTTGAGCTCTAGTCAATGGCAAGAAAATTTCCCGTATATATATCAGAAGTTATTAGATAATAATATTGATCCTACAAATGATAGAATCCCAATATCTCCGGCAGCGCATTATAGTTGTGGAGGGATTAGTGTAGATAAATATTCTCAAACAAATATCGATGGACTTTATGCAGTTGGTGAGGTTTCTTGTACTGGTCTTCACGGAGCAAATAGGCTTGCGAGTAATTCTCTACTAGAGTGTATTGTGTATGCACTTGCAGCTAGTAAACATATTTTAATAAATATAAAAGATACTTATCTAGAGGACAATCAACAGTTAAAATTAGTTGAATCTCACTGTGATTATACAAAACAAATCACTCATATACGCCAGTTAATGTGGGATAGTGTTGGATTAGTTAGAAAGCAAAATGAGTTAATAAATGTCTATAAAGAGCTAAAAGTATTAGAAAAATCTATTGTCCATAATTATGATTTAGGAAATTACGATTTAAAATTAGAGGCTTATCGTAAAGTAATCAAGTTAGCTAAACTTTCTGTAGAACAAGCAGTAAATAGAAAATATAGTGTAGGAAGCCACTTTCTTAGGTCTTAA
- a CDS encoding chorismate mutase, with the protein MKKYLLMLVSISIFGMSFAMTPSSFIAKPTPSKYESEIMHADEQIIKSIAERQELRSKMLDLQKEQNLPDSDPFQDKDLEATRTNFAIEYNVNPKLVDEIFSILNSPDQNTPK; encoded by the coding sequence ATGAAAAAGTATCTATTAATGTTGGTGAGTATATCAATATTTGGTATGTCATTTGCAATGACACCAAGTAGCTTTATAGCTAAACCTACGCCAAGCAAATATGAGTCTGAAATCATGCACGCCGATGAGCAAATTATAAAGAGTATAGCTGAGCGACAGGAGTTAAGAAGTAAGATGTTGGATTTACAAAAAGAGCAAAACTTACCAGATTCAGATCCGTTCCAAGATAAGGACTTAGAAGCTACGCGTACAAATTTTGCAATAGAGTATAATGTTAATCCTAAACTTGTGGATGAGATTTTTAGTATTTTGAATTCTCCGGATCAGAATACACCAAAGTAG
- a CDS encoding glutathione peroxidase: MSIYDFKLTKNDGSEYYLPKDKVLLIVNVASKCGFTKQYRGLQHLHKIHPDLEIVAFPCNSFGGQEPGSDEEIKNFCETNYDVTFPIMKKTKVNGKDAEPIFEYLKDKARGVLGTERIKWNFTKFLVSKDGETVIRYAPKTIPEDLISDIENFLKD; the protein is encoded by the coding sequence ATGTCGATTTACGACTTTAAACTAACTAAAAATGATGGTTCGGAATATTATTTACCGAAAGATAAAGTCCTTTTGATAGTTAATGTTGCAAGTAAGTGTGGGTTTACTAAACAATACAGGGGACTTCAACATTTACATAAAATACATCCGGATTTAGAGATAGTAGCTTTCCCTTGTAACTCGTTTGGAGGGCAAGAACCTGGTAGTGATGAAGAAATTAAAAACTTTTGTGAAACTAACTATGATGTTACTTTCCCAATAATGAAAAAGACAAAAGTAAATGGTAAAGATGCTGAACCTATATTTGAATATCTCAAGGATAAGGCAAGAGGCGTACTAGGTACAGAACGTATAAAATGGAATTTTACAAAATTTTTAGTATCAAAAGATGGTGAGACTGTCATTAGATATGCGCCTAAAACAATTCCTGAAGATCTAATATCTGATATCGAGAATTTTCTTAAAGATTAA
- a CDS encoding DUF819 family protein: MISTSLSYISSLLLICSLIVLLSSKSKSKLFEYFPAIVIIYFVIVVLSAMGFWDSKSSEIIQTRLQLQDLILPVMLFLMLIRCDIRVVIKLGRKLLIAFFGATVSIMIAFIIMYLTVGRYISPDAWKGFAALSASWMGGTGNMIAVKQALSTPDNQMGYILLTDSISYSIWFAFLFALISRANIFDKWTKAGCIEEHIRKVDINNPYDVKGDINFVGIFVLIAMAFTATDIAKILSSYLPATDLISAKTWTILLVTLFGFVGAMTPLAKIRSDSIIASIFLYFLVALIASGSSFKGFSQAPIYIVCGLMVLVIHAILMIIIAKIFRLNLAICSIASLANIGGIAGAPILASAYTRSLVSIAVVMALLGFLIGTQGGLIVAKILSGFAI, encoded by the coding sequence ATGATTTCAACTTCATTATCTTATATATCATCTTTATTACTTATATGTAGTCTTATAGTTTTGTTATCAAGTAAATCAAAATCAAAATTATTTGAATATTTTCCAGCGATTGTAATTATTTATTTTGTCATAGTAGTACTTTCAGCTATGGGATTTTGGGATTCAAAATCTTCAGAAATTATTCAAACAAGATTACAGCTTCAAGACTTAATATTGCCTGTGATGTTATTTTTGATGCTTATTCGCTGTGATATTAGAGTAGTTATAAAGCTAGGTAGAAAGTTACTTATAGCATTTTTTGGAGCTACAGTAAGTATCATGATAGCTTTTATCATAATGTACTTGACTGTTGGTAGGTACATATCACCAGATGCTTGGAAAGGATTCGCAGCTTTATCAGCAAGTTGGATGGGTGGTACTGGTAATATGATCGCTGTTAAGCAAGCTCTAAGTACTCCTGATAATCAGATGGGCTATATACTATTGACAGATTCTATTAGTTATTCTATTTGGTTTGCTTTTCTGTTTGCGCTAATTTCTCGAGCAAATATATTTGATAAATGGACAAAAGCCGGGTGTATTGAGGAACATATACGCAAAGTAGATATCAATAACCCTTATGATGTCAAAGGCGATATTAACTTTGTTGGAATATTTGTACTAATTGCAATGGCATTTACTGCTACTGATATAGCAAAGATTTTATCAAGTTATTTACCAGCAACAGATTTAATATCTGCTAAGACTTGGACAATACTGCTAGTAACACTATTTGGGTTTGTAGGTGCTATGACTCCATTAGCCAAAATTAGAAGTGATAGTATTATTGCAAGTATCTTCTTATATTTTTTGGTCGCACTTATAGCATCAGGCTCAAGTTTCAAAGGGTTTTCTCAAGCACCGATATACATAGTTTGTGGACTTATGGTCCTTGTTATTCATGCTATACTTATGATAATAATTGCCAAGATATTTAGGCTGAATTTAGCAATATGCTCTATTGCCTCTTTAGCAAATATTGGTGGAATAGCAGGGGCACCTATATTAGCAAGTGCATATACAAGAAGTTTGGTATCTATCGCAGTTGTTATGGCTTTACTTGGGTTTTTGATTGGTACCCAAGGTGGATTAATTGTAGCTAAGATACTTTCAGGATTTGCAATATGA